The segment CTTATGGTAAACAATTAAATCCATATTCTCTCTTCTGAAAGCATTAATACCCCAATCAAAAGAGTATTTTGGTCTCTAACTTGGTAATAAGTAAAGGTATGGATTGCTACAGTGGATGTGGCACAGACTGTTTAGATCTACCCAAAAAATACAAGATAAAATTGGGCTAAACTAAAATGTGCTTTGACAAATGAGTAATAACAGGCATTAAAAACTATAGCTTGGAAATGACAAAGTTGAGAGACTATGGCTTTAACTTCTCAAATAGCACCAATTCTGCCTTTAGCTCTACAGACATGCACAGTATTCTTACTACCATAAGAAAATGTGATACTTTCTAAACTTGTTTTATAAATTGAAATGTAACGAATTTACTTACTTGTATTAATCTTCAATGTAATAAGCATAGCTTTCAAGAAATTGTCACAAAGGGTTTTTATTCAATTTTACTTGTGACTATTTTTCATTGAAGCATGCACCTTTTGCCTACGCTGAATCTCTGAAGCATAGGCTGGGTTCAGTAGTACATGCAGAGCTTTTTCTGGCATCCTGATGGGTTAAACTCTCGGTGGAGATCGGGTTTTTAACCCTCTGTTTCCGTTGCCTTGAGCAACAATGCTGAGTTGAGTGGACACTGGTCCCTCCTACATTGTTTGACTAACATTTTAAATTGGGGGGAGGTGGGTGGGATATCAACATTGCTCCCCCACCCTTAAGGTTGGGATACTGCAAAGTATGAGGAGCACATAAACCCttcagtaattttaatttcttgaaaatacTCTGATTTAAATGTAATGTAGTGCTAATAATAGAATGTCATTGCCTACATAATGTAAGGAAACCTGGCTTAATATTACTGCCAGTGTCAAGGCTATGACTAAATGGCTTGTTGTAATGTGAAGTTGTGAGGTGTTTGTGGAAGGAATCAAAGACTGACCTCTCCCTGTGCAAACACTTGTAGGTACATTGAGATCTTCAAGAGTAGCCGAGCAGAGGTGCGCACTCACTACGACCCTCCCCGCAAGCTGTTGGCCATGCAGAGACCTGGTCCGTACGACAGGCCCGGCCTGACGCGCGGGTACAACAGTCTGGGTAGAGGAAGTAGCTTGGAGAGAATGAGGCGTGGAGCCTACGGAGGAGGTAAGTGCACAGaggcccagggagctgctcctttGAAAAGCAGCAACTCTTGGACCTGGTAGTGTCTCCCCAGCTGTGTATGTGTCCTTGGCCTTAATTCCTGtagaagaaatgaaatgttgTAGTAGTTGTTGTTTGCAGTGTGTACTGTGTATTTGGATCTTTCTGTAGTCGAAATGAAAGTTTATTTGGATCTTTGTGTAGTTGAAATGAACATGTCCAATCTGTTTCTAGGTTATGGAGGTTATGATGACTACAATGGGTATAATGATGGCTATGGGTTTGGTTCTGATAGATTTGGAAGAGGTAAGGATCTCTAATAGGAACAGTAACTGAACTTACGACATGTCCcaaaagaaactaaaatacATCTGAAAGACCTAGAATGGACTCTTTTCTCCGCAGGGATGTCGGACCACAGGTACGGCGACGGATCGTCCACCTTCCAGAGCACGACCGGCCACTGCGTCCACATGCGGGGTCTGCCCTACAGAGCCACGGAGAATGACATCTACAATGTGAGTGCCACACGCTGCTCCCCAGTGCATGGCTTTGGGTGCCGGGGTCCTTGTGGGACACGGccagctgcactgcagctggagTGTTCCTCTGGAGAAAATGGCTTGTTGTAAACCCAAACTGTTGCATTGGTGCGTTTTAATCTGTGTGACTGTTCCATGTGTAGTTCTTCTCACCTCTGAACCCTGTAAGAGTACACATTGAAATCGGGCCAGATGGCAGAGTAACCGGAGAGGCAGACGTTGAATTTGCTACTCACGAGGACGCAGTGGCTGCTATGTCCAAAGACAAAGCAAATATGCGTAAGTCTGACTGCTTGGAAGAGGTGGCTTTAGGGAGctgacagcactgcagcatAGTGCATCTGCTGCAACTGGAATGCCAAAGATTTCACTGCAGCTTCACATGCAGTGAGACAAGCTGGATGGATTTGGTGTGAAATGCTCTCATGGGAAAACTTTCTTCTTCCAGAACACAGATATGTAGAACTCTTCCTGAATTCTACAGCAGGAGGAACTGGTGGTGCCTATGGCAGTCAGATGATGGGAGCAATGGGTATGTAACAGTCTCACTGCACTTGCAAACAAGCGCTTGCTGTTGAAGGAAGCTTGCTCGTTTGTGCAGCTCCTGTTTATTGTGTACCTGGCGTCAAAACTGAAATTCAACATTCTGTCTTAATCACACAGTCAAGGAATCGGAAGGGGTAGTCCAAGATTGGAACACTAGCACATTGCCAGGTACATATAAACCTTTTGGGAATACATTTGAGCTTTAATAGGTTGAATAGACATGTGGTGCTGTGTGTGGTGTGCCTGGTGGGATGAGTGGCTTCTTTTGGGAGTGTGGTAGTGCAAAATCTGGGAGATGCCTGTCCTTTTtattctccttccccttccctatTGGGGATACCAGAACATGGTTCGGTGATGGAGGATGTATCTGTGGCACGTGACCTGCCATTCAAGCTGAGTCTTGGTGGTGAGAGAGAGGTACTTGGAATTGGGAGAAATTGAGAAATTGTCTGAATTGCTCTGGCAAACCccaaaattgtttaaaaatctaaaatgtgtgttttcagcACAAGTCTTAAATGCCTGTTGCTGTTGTGCCTCTAAGACAGATACCCTCCTGACACCAAGCTGGGCTGGTTTCGGAGATGAAGGTGGGGTTGGTTTCTGGAGGGCTCCTTTCTTGAGGGTGTTGGGGTGGGGGTGTGTGGATATACTACTGCTTTTATAGTATTTGGTTACAAAATGTTTGTAGTTCTAATGCTAATACTGCAACTGCAGAAAGGAGTGTAGGCAAGTGATGAGGTGAAAAGCAGTTGTTTGTTTAAATAGAGGTATCTGTGTCTgaaccacagcactgctgtgatgTGATGCACAGCCAGTCTGGAGCAGAAATAAGAATAATGTGCACGAGTGACTCCAGTTAATGGGCTGCTGTGCTTCTGCAAGGGCAGCACTCCTGTGTGAGGTCCCTTAAAGCCAATTTTAAGTCTTTTGGGTGTATAACAGTGCAGATCAATCCTGTTTAGTATAGTCCACAGAAATTGTAAAAGTAACTTCTAAAGTACTTGTTGCTGCTTGGTTGCAGGAATGTCTTTAGAAACCCCATCACTTTCCTTGAGCATGTTAAACTTCCCTTGGTGTGAGCAAGGTAGTGCCAGAGTGAAGGGTCTGTTGGTTGGGTGAGGGCTGGGTTTGTTGATGATGAGCTGATATTGACCGGCAAGTTCTTAATGTTTCTACCTTTAACTTAAAAGGGAGCCAATCCAGTTACGGTGCTCCAGGCAACCAGCAGCTGAGTGGGGGTTATGGAGGAGGATATGGAGGTCAAAGCAGCATGAGTGGCTATGGTAAGAGCATTTCTTTGCTGATATCCATTGGGCCAGGTGCAGCTGGCTTAGCACGCCCTTTATTGGTGTTGAAGGGTTGTGTTGTAacctgggcagcacaggctctgAAAGTTAAAGATGTGGCTATTGTGAATATTGGGGAATTGGGGGGGGAGTCAATTCAAAGCTGCAATGGGGATCTGTGGGGGGAAATGTGGAAAACTGTTTTGAAACGGGCAGGAAATGCCAGTCTCAGACTTGCATTGCTCTGATCACTTCTTAATCCAAAAGCTGGACACCAGCTTTGTTTAAACACAGTACAAATGGGGGAGGGGGTCATGGGAGGCTGGGTCCTCCCTGTTCCCCCAGAGCACTGGTAAAGCTCTGGCTTGGGAAGGGGGTGATGCAGAGCTCGTGCTGTGGTTGAACATCCGATAACTGGCTTTGGGTACGGAGCTGTAAACTGACACTTTGCAGCGTTGGGCACGGTAGACGGTATTTACGAGGTGGCCCAGCAAGGACAGGCGTTGGGGCAAGGATGCTTCGAGTCGGCCTGAGGCAGCTGTGAACCTGCTGTCGGTTTCCCCCTCAGACCCCGGGAGCCAGGGCGCCATGAACAGCAGCTACTACAGCAGTGGGAACCGCGCATCCATGGGAGTGAACGGCATGGGCGGCATGTCCAACATGTCCAACATGAGTGGTGGCTGGGGAATGTAACCAATCGCTGACTTTTGGTcacatcttttttaaaaaacaaaaaaacaaaaaactaagtTTAACAGTTTTGCAATACAAGCTTGTGATTTATGCTTTACTGTAAGTGAATTCAGGATTGTTTTAAAACCTTTCGGGTTCAGTATTTTTGAACATACAGAAATGAACATTCATCTAGGATGTAATAACCAAGTAAAGACTATAACTGTTAAACAATTTGGAGCGTTTCTCAAGTTAGTTTTGTTGTAGGAGTGTATTTAAGCAGTAAGCGTATTTAGGTTTAAGCTGTTTGAATTATGTTAAATGTTGCTCTTATACCATATTACATCCAACACTGTTTTGAATACATGTTGAAAGAGACATGCTTTTTTGTAAAAAACCAATATAGGAGCTGTGTCTGAAAATCAAAGTGAACATTTGGCATGTTAGTTctagtttatttcttttaatatccTGTAAGGCAtgttaaagctttttttttttaagttaatgGGGGAAACGTTGAGACGCAATACGGCTACTTTAGGATTTTGGTCTTGGTGTTCGTATAAAATTCTGAGGCCTTGATTTAATCTTTCATTGTATTGTGATTTCCTTTTTAGGTGTATTGCGCTAAGTGAAACTTGTTAAAtaaatcttccttttaaaaactggaaCTCACTCCTTCTTGACCTCCAGCTTCTTGTAACCACACTTGCACCCATGTCCTCTGTGACTGTGTGctcttgtgctgcagctgcagagcagtgactCCTCACAGAGCACTGACCCATGAGTGTTACAGTGACAACTTTGGGGGGAGCAAAGGAATCCACCCCGCAGGGTTGGGGGTCCCAGTGGGCGTTGGTTCAGAGCACTGCATGGCCGTGCCCTGAGAGGGGCTCTGGGCCCTAGAATGCTGGGGGTGAGGGGTGATTATGTACTTTCATGTAGGCATCGGTGGACTGGGCAGCTTACTGCAACCATGTTTCAATAAATGCAACTTGTCAAACATCCTGCTTAAAGATGTGGTTTTGTGAGCAACATAGTTACAGCTTCTTGAGCACTGCACCTTCCCCTGAAATAAGGAATCTGCTTCCATGCAGTGGCCCTACTGCTTTATTTCCCCTTAGTAATGAAC is part of the Oenanthe melanoleuca isolate GR-GAL-2019-014 chromosome 13, OMel1.0, whole genome shotgun sequence genome and harbors:
- the HNRNPH1 gene encoding heterogeneous nuclear ribonucleoprotein H isoform X25, whose amino-acid sequence is MSTTEAETEQSLTPNVMLNSESSEGYVVKVRGLPWSCSTEEVQRFFSDCKILNGALGIRFIYTREGRPSGEAFAELESEEDVKLALKKDRETMGHRYVEVFKSNNVEMDWVLKHTGPNSPDTANDGFVRLRGLPFGCSKEEIVQFFSGLEIVPNGITLPVDFQGRSTGEAFVQFASQEIAEKALKKHKERIGHRYIEIFKSSRAEVRTHYDPPRKLLAMQRPGPYDRPGLTRGYNSLGRGSSLERMRRGAYGGGYGGYDDYNGYNDGYGFGSDRFGREWTLFSAGMSDHRYGDGSSTFQSTTGHCVHMRGLPYRATENDIYNFFSPLNPVRVHIEIGPDGRVTGEADVEFATHEDAVAAMSKDKANMQHRYVELFLNSTAGGTGGAYGSQMMGAMVKESEGVVQDWNTSTLPGMSLETPSLSLSMLNFPWCEQGSQSSYGAPGNQQLSGGYGGGYGGQSSMSGYALGTVDGIYEVAQQGQALGQGCFESA
- the HNRNPH1 gene encoding heterogeneous nuclear ribonucleoprotein H isoform X15; this encodes MDPCHTEETEGEIPGLATTEAETEQSLTPNVMLNSESSEGYVVKVRGLPWSCSTEEVQRFFSDCKILNGALGIRFIYTREGRPSGEAFAELESEEDVKLALKKDRETMGHRYVEVFKSNNVEMDWVLKHTGPNSPDTANDGFVRLRGLPFGCSKEEIVQFFSGLEIVPNGITLPVDFQGRSTGEAFVQFASQEIAEKALKKHKERIGHRYIEIFKSSRAEVRTHYDPPRKLLAMQRPGPYDRPGLTRGYNSLGRGSSLERMRRGAYGGGYGGYDDYNGYNDGYGFGSDRFGREWTLFSAGMSDHRYGDGSSTFQSTTGHCVHMRGLPYRATENDIYNFFSPLNPVRVHIEIGPDGRVTGEADVEFATHEDAVAAMSKDKANMQHRYVELFLNSTAGGTGGAYGSQMMGAMVKESEGVVQDWNTSTLPAQVLNACCCCASKTDTLLTPSWAGFGDEGSQSSYGAPGNQQLSGGYGGGYGGQSSMSGYALGTVDGIYEVAQQGQALGQGCFESA
- the HNRNPH1 gene encoding heterogeneous nuclear ribonucleoprotein H isoform X17, which translates into the protein MDPCHTEETEGEIPGLATTEAETEQSLTPNVMLNSESSEGYVVKVRGLPWSCSTEEVQRFFSDCKILNGALGIRFIYTREGRPSGEAFAELESEEDVKLALKKDRETMGHRYVEVFKSNNVEMDWVLKHTGPNSPDTANDGFVRLRGLPFGCSKEEIVQFFSGLEIVPNGITLPVDFQGRSTGEAFVQFASQEIAEKALKKHKERIGHRYIEIFKSSRAEVRTHYDPPRKLLAMQRPGPYDRPGLTRGYNSLGRGSSLERMRRGAYGGGYGGYDDYNGYNDGYGFGSDRFGREWTLFSAGMSDHRYGDGSSTFQSTTGHCVHMRGLPYRATENDIYNFFSPLNPVRVHIEIGPDGRVTGEADVEFATHEDAVAAMSKDKANMQHRYVELFLNSTAGGTGGAYGSQMMGAMVKESEGVVQDWNTSTLPGMSLETPSLSLSMLNFPWCEQGSQSSYGAPGNQQLSGGYGGGYGGQSSMSGYALGTVDGIYEVAQQGQALGQGCFESA
- the HNRNPH1 gene encoding heterogeneous nuclear ribonucleoprotein H isoform X11 produces the protein MDPCHTEETEGEIPGLGFSDRSEQIVSRGVASAFEAATTEAETEQSLTPNVMLNSESSEGYVVKVRGLPWSCSTEEVQRFFSDCKILNGALGIRFIYTREGRPSGEAFAELESEEDVKLALKKDRETMGHRYVEVFKSNNVEMDWVLKHTGPNSPDTANDGFVRLRGLPFGCSKEEIVQFFSGLEIVPNGITLPVDFQGRSTGEAFVQFASQEIAEKALKKHKERIGHRYIEIFKSSRAEVRTHYDPPRKLLAMQRPGPYDRPGLTRGYNSLGRGSSLERMRRGAYGGGYGGYDDYNGYNDGYGFGSDRFGREWTLFSAGMSDHRYGDGSSTFQSTTGHCVHMRGLPYRATENDIYNFFSPLNPVRVHIEIGPDGRVTGEADVEFATHEDAVAAMSKDKANMQHRYVELFLNSTAGGTGGAYGSQMMGAMVKESEGVVQDWNTSTLPGSQSSYGAPGNQQLSGGYGGGYGGQSSMSGYDPGSQGAMNSSYYSSGNRASMGVNGMGGMSNMSNMSGGWGM
- the HNRNPH1 gene encoding heterogeneous nuclear ribonucleoprotein H isoform X6, coding for MDPCHTEETEGEIPGLATTEAETEQSLTPNVMLNSESSEGYVVKVRGLPWSCSTEEVQRFFSDCKILNGALGIRFIYTREGRPSGEAFAELESEEDVKLALKKDRETMGHRYVEVFKSNNVEMDWVLKHTGPNSPDTANDGFVRLRGLPFGCSKEEIVQFFSGLEIVPNGITLPVDFQGRSTGEAFVQFASQEIAEKALKKHKERIGHRYIEIFKSSRAEVRTHYDPPRKLLAMQRPGPYDRPGLTRGYNSLGRGSSLERMRRGAYGGGYGGYDDYNGYNDGYGFGSDRFGREWTLFSAGMSDHRYGDGSSTFQSTTGHCVHMRGLPYRATENDIYNFFSPLNPVRVHIEIGPDGRVTGEADVEFATHEDAVAAMSKDKANMQHRYVELFLNSTAGGTGGAYGSQMMGAMVKESEGVVQDWNTSTLPAQVLNACCCCASKTDTLLTPSWAGFGDEGSQSSYGAPGNQQLSGGYGGGYGGQSSMSGYDPGSQGAMNSSYYSSGNRASMGVNGMGGMSNMSNMSGGWGM
- the HNRNPH1 gene encoding heterogeneous nuclear ribonucleoprotein H isoform X8; translated protein: MDPCHTEETEGEIPGLGFSDRSEQIVSRGVASAFEAATTEAETEQSLTPNVMLNSESSEGYVVKVRGLPWSCSTEEVQRFFSDCKILNGALGIRFIYTREGRPSGEAFAELESEEDVKLALKKDRETMGHRYVEVFKSNNVEMDWVLKHTGPNSPDTANDGFVRLRGLPFGCSKEEIVQFFSGLEIVPNGITLPVDFQGRSTGEAFVQFASQEIAEKALKKHKERIGHRYIEIFKSSRAEVRTHYDPPRKLLAMQRPGPYDRPGLTRGYNSLGRGSSLERMRRGAYGGGYGGYDDYNGYNDGYGFGSDRFGRGMSDHRYGDGSSTFQSTTGHCVHMRGLPYRATENDIYNFFSPLNPVRVHIEIGPDGRVTGEADVEFATHEDAVAAMSKDKANMQHRYVELFLNSTAGGTGGAYGSQMMGAMVKESEGVVQDWNTSTLPAQVLNACCCCASKTDTLLTPSWAGFGDEGSQSSYGAPGNQQLSGGYGGGYGGQSSMSGYALGTVDGIYEVAQQGQALGQGCFESA
- the HNRNPH1 gene encoding heterogeneous nuclear ribonucleoprotein H isoform X16, which gives rise to MSTTEAETEQSLTPNVMLNSESSEGYVVKVRGLPWSCSTEEVQRFFSDCKILNGALGIRFIYTREGRPSGEAFAELESEEDVKLALKKDRETMGHRYVEVFKSNNVEMDWVLKHTGPNSPDTANDGFVRLRGLPFGCSKEEIVQFFSGLEIVPNGITLPVDFQGRSTGEAFVQFASQEIAEKALKKHKERIGHRYIEIFKSSRAEVRTHYDPPRKLLAMQRPGPYDRPGLTRGYNSLGRGSSLERMRRGAYGGGYGGYDDYNGYNDGYGFGSDRFGREWTLFSAGMSDHRYGDGSSTFQSTTGHCVHMRGLPYRATENDIYNFFSPLNPVRVHIEIGPDGRVTGEADVEFATHEDAVAAMSKDKANMQHRYVELFLNSTAGGTGGAYGSQMMGAMVKESEGVVQDWNTSTLPAQVLNACCCCASKTDTLLTPSWAGFGDEGSQSSYGAPGNQQLSGGYGGGYGGQSSMSGYDPGSQGAMNSSYYSSGNRASMGVNGMGGMSNMSNMSGGWGM
- the HNRNPH1 gene encoding heterogeneous nuclear ribonucleoprotein H isoform X7, translating into MDPCHTEETEGEIPGLGFSDRSEQIVSRGVASAFEAATTEAETEQSLTPNVMLNSESSEGYVVKVRGLPWSCSTEEVQRFFSDCKILNGALGIRFIYTREGRPSGEAFAELESEEDVKLALKKDRETMGHRYVEVFKSNNVEMDWVLKHTGPNSPDTANDGFVRLRGLPFGCSKEEIVQFFSGLEIVPNGITLPVDFQGRSTGEAFVQFASQEIAEKALKKHKERIGHRYIEIFKSSRAEVRTHYDPPRKLLAMQRPGPYDRPGLTRGYNSLGRGSSLERMRRGAYGGGYGGYDDYNGYNDGYGFGSDRFGREWTLFSAGMSDHRYGDGSSTFQSTTGHCVHMRGLPYRATENDIYNFFSPLNPVRVHIEIGPDGRVTGEADVEFATHEDAVAAMSKDKANMQHRYVELFLNSTAGGTGGAYGSQMMGAMVKESEGVVQDWNTSTLPGMSLETPSLSLSMLNFPWCEQGSQSSYGAPGNQQLSGGYGGGYGGQSSMSGYALGTVDGIYEVAQQGQALGQGCFESA
- the HNRNPH1 gene encoding heterogeneous nuclear ribonucleoprotein H isoform X10, with the protein product MDPCHTEETEGEIPGLATTEAETEQSLTPNVMLNSESSEGYVVKVRGLPWSCSTEEVQRFFSDCKILNGALGIRFIYTREGRPSGEAFAELESEEDVKLALKKDRETMGHRYVEVFKSNNVEMDWVLKHTGPNSPDTANDGFVRLRGLPFGCSKEEIVQFFSGLEIVPNGITLPVDFQGRSTGEAFVQFASQEIAEKALKKHKERIGHRYIEIFKSSRAEVRTHYDPPRKLLAMQRPGPYDRPGLTRGYNSLGRGSSLERMRRGAYGGGYGGYDDYNGYNDGYGFGSDRFGRGMSDHRYGDGSSTFQSTTGHCVHMRGLPYRATENDIYNFFSPLNPVRVHIEIGPDGRVTGEADVEFATHEDAVAAMSKDKANMQHRYVELFLNSTAGGTGGAYGSQMMGAMVKESEGVVQDWNTSTLPAQVLNACCCCASKTDTLLTPSWAGFGDEGSQSSYGAPGNQQLSGGYGGGYGGQSSMSGYDPGSQGAMNSSYYSSGNRASMGVNGMGGMSNMSNMSGGWGM
- the HNRNPH1 gene encoding heterogeneous nuclear ribonucleoprotein H isoform X18, encoding MSTTEAETEQSLTPNVMLNSESSEGYVVKVRGLPWSCSTEEVQRFFSDCKILNGALGIRFIYTREGRPSGEAFAELESEEDVKLALKKDRETMGHRYVEVFKSNNVEMDWVLKHTGPNSPDTANDGFVRLRGLPFGCSKEEIVQFFSGLEIVPNGITLPVDFQGRSTGEAFVQFASQEIAEKALKKHKERIGHRYIEIFKSSRAEVRTHYDPPRKLLAMQRPGPYDRPGLTRGYNSLGRGSSLERMRRGAYGGGYGGYDDYNGYNDGYGFGSDRFGREWTLFSAGMSDHRYGDGSSTFQSTTGHCVHMRGLPYRATENDIYNFFSPLNPVRVHIEIGPDGRVTGEADVEFATHEDAVAAMSKDKANMQHRYVELFLNSTAGGTGGAYGSQMMGAMVKESEGVVQDWNTSTLPGMSLETPSLSLSMLNFPWCEQGSQSSYGAPGNQQLSGGYGGGYGGQSSMSGYDPGSQGAMNSSYYSSGNRASMGVNGMGGMSNMSNMSGGWGM
- the HNRNPH1 gene encoding heterogeneous nuclear ribonucleoprotein H isoform X4, which produces MDPCHTEETEGEIPGLGFSDRSEQIVSRGVASAFEAATTEAETEQSLTPNVMLNSESSEGYVVKVRGLPWSCSTEEVQRFFSDCKILNGALGIRFIYTREGRPSGEAFAELESEEDVKLALKKDRETMGHRYVEVFKSNNVEMDWVLKHTGPNSPDTANDGFVRLRGLPFGCSKEEIVQFFSGLEIVPNGITLPVDFQGRSTGEAFVQFASQEIAEKALKKHKERIGHRYIEIFKSSRAEVRTHYDPPRKLLAMQRPGPYDRPGLTRGYNSLGRGSSLERMRRGAYGGGYGGYDDYNGYNDGYGFGSDRFGRGMSDHRYGDGSSTFQSTTGHCVHMRGLPYRATENDIYNFFSPLNPVRVHIEIGPDGRVTGEADVEFATHEDAVAAMSKDKANMQHRYVELFLNSTAGGTGGAYGSQMMGAMVKESEGVVQDWNTSTLPGMSLETPSLSLSMLNFPWCEQGSQSSYGAPGNQQLSGGYGGGYGGQSSMSGYDPGSQGAMNSSYYSSGNRASMGVNGMGGMSNMSNMSGGWGM
- the HNRNPH1 gene encoding heterogeneous nuclear ribonucleoprotein H isoform X19, producing the protein MDPCHTEETEGEIPGLATTEAETEQSLTPNVMLNSESSEGYVVKVRGLPWSCSTEEVQRFFSDCKILNGALGIRFIYTREGRPSGEAFAELESEEDVKLALKKDRETMGHRYVEVFKSNNVEMDWVLKHTGPNSPDTANDGFVRLRGLPFGCSKEEIVQFFSGLEIVPNGITLPVDFQGRSTGEAFVQFASQEIAEKALKKHKERIGHRYIEIFKSSRAEVRTHYDPPRKLLAMQRPGPYDRPGLTRGYNSLGRGSSLERMRRGAYGGGYGGYDDYNGYNDGYGFGSDRFGRGMSDHRYGDGSSTFQSTTGHCVHMRGLPYRATENDIYNFFSPLNPVRVHIEIGPDGRVTGEADVEFATHEDAVAAMSKDKANMQHRYVELFLNSTAGGTGGAYGSQMMGAMVKESEGVVQDWNTSTLPAQVLNACCCCASKTDTLLTPSWAGFGDEGSQSSYGAPGNQQLSGGYGGGYGGQSSMSGYALGTVDGIYEVAQQGQALGQGCFESA
- the HNRNPH1 gene encoding heterogeneous nuclear ribonucleoprotein H isoform X9, whose product is MDPCHTEETEGEIPGLATTEAETEQSLTPNVMLNSESSEGYVVKVRGLPWSCSTEEVQRFFSDCKILNGALGIRFIYTREGRPSGEAFAELESEEDVKLALKKDRETMGHRYVEVFKSNNVEMDWVLKHTGPNSPDTANDGFVRLRGLPFGCSKEEIVQFFSGLEIVPNGITLPVDFQGRSTGEAFVQFASQEIAEKALKKHKERIGHRYIEIFKSSRAEVRTHYDPPRKLLAMQRPGPYDRPGLTRGYNSLGRGSSLERMRRGAYGGGYGGYDDYNGYNDGYGFGSDRFGREWTLFSAGMSDHRYGDGSSTFQSTTGHCVHMRGLPYRATENDIYNFFSPLNPVRVHIEIGPDGRVTGEADVEFATHEDAVAAMSKDKANMQHRYVELFLNSTAGGTGGAYGSQMMGAMVKESEGVVQDWNTSTLPGMSLETPSLSLSMLNFPWCEQGSQSSYGAPGNQQLSGGYGGGYGGQSSMSGYDPGSQGAMNSSYYSSGNRASMGVNGMGGMSNMSNMSGGWGM